CTGTTCGTGGAGTGAGTGGTGAGTTGGTGAGTGAGCGCGCGAGGGCGGGCCGGGCCCGAAGGCCCGGCCCGCCGCGTTCCCGTCCGGGGCTCAGACGTCCAGGTTCGCCTCGATGCGTTTGAGCTGATGCCGGGCCATGGCCAGATTGGCCCGGTCCTTGTCGAGGGCCACATAGAGGAAGAGCCCGCTGTTGTTGCGTCCCTTGATCAGCCGGATCAGGTGGTACTGGCTGCTGAGCGAGATCAGGATGTCCTCGATCTCGTCCTTGAGGTCGAGGAGCTCCATCGTGCGCAGCTTGGCGCGCACCACGTCGGTGTTGCCCGCCGCGGCGACGTTCAGGTCCAGGTCCTTTCCGCCGCCGATCGTGCCCAGCGCCATGCCACTGGTGTAGTCGACCAGGGCGGCGCCGATGACTCCCTCGATCGAGGTGGTCACTTCCTTGAGCGATGTCTCTGCGTTGGCCATGACTTTCGCACTTCCTTTCCGTCTGCTGGGCGTCCGCGGTGAAGGGGACGATGAGGGTGTTGAAGGTGTGGTGGGGGACATGGGTCAGGTTTCCTCCGCTCGTTCGACGGCGGCGTCGACCAGTTCGCCGATGAGCACGCTGGAACGGCGGCCCTCGAGATGGAGCCGGCCCACGTTGACGCGGGACTCGGCGAGCAGCGTGAGAACGGCGGACGAGCCGGCCGTGTAGGTGGCCACATAGCCGCCCTCCCCGCGGATGAGCAGTTCGCGGAAGCCGCCCTGGTGCGTCGCGTCGGAAAGACGCAGGGCCACTCCGAGCGCCGCCGCGGTGAGGGCGCACAGGCCCTCCGGCTCGACGTCCGGTGCGTCCTGCGCCAGCACGAAGCCGTCGACGCTGGCCGTCAGGGCGCCCTTGAGCTGAGGAATCCTGGTCCGCAGCCGTTTCAGTTCGACGAGTACGTCGGCTTCGGCAGCCATCAGCTCTCTCCTCCCGGCGCGCTTCCAGAGCGCGAAAAACTTCATGGGCACGGGGGCCAAGTCCCTTGAGCGGCACGGACATTCACAGGCTTGCCTCCAGCGCGTCACGCACCCGGCGCAGCAGGGCGACATCAGGTTCGGCGCAGTCGCCCGGGACCGCGGCCGGGGCGGGCAGCACGGGCCGGGCGGGCTCCGGTGCCCGCGGTGCTTCCACGAGTCCGGCCGCGGCGAGCCGCCTGACCTCGATCAGGGTGTGGAAGGACGGGCGGCCGAGGGCCCAGGCGATGGCCGTCGGCGTACGGACGCCGTCGGCGAGCCGCAGCAGCGCGTCCTGGCGTCCGGTGACCGTCTGGCCGGGCGCGGGCCGGCGCGCCACGACGGGGGAGGTGTCCAGCTCCGGACAGGGCCAGACGCTGTCGAGGAGGGCCCGGCGCCGCCGGGTCTCCCGCTCCAGGGCCTCGGCGGCCACCGGGCGCACCCGGCCGAGCCAGTGCGCGACGCCGTAACGGAACCGCGTGGGTCCGCTCGCCGGGCCGAGGACGAAGAACGCGGCGTCGAACAGCGCGCCTATGTGGCACACCTCAAGCTCGCCCGCGGTGACCCGGCCGCTGTCTATGAGCTGCTGCCCCACCTCGTTGCGGGTCCCCGCGAGCGAGAGGGCCTCCTGCCAGCCCTGCGGTGGCAGCGCGCCGCCGGCCGTGAGCAGGACGTCTATGCCCGGCGCCGCGGGGCTCTCCGCGTGCACGACGCGGCCCTCGACGAGGTAGAGGGTGCCCTGGTCGCGCAGCAGCGCGCCGGTCGCCCGCTCGGCGGCGAGGCGCATCAGCATGGGCGAGGTGGCGGCCGCGGTGATGCGCAGGGTGTTCACACCAGCACCAGCCGCTCGGAGAGGTCGCGCAGCCGCATGCGGGCGAGCGCGAGGTTGCCGGTGTGCCGGTCGAGCCAGAGGTAGAGGAACACGCTGCTGTCGAAGGTCGTCTCGACGAAGCGGATCAGATGGAACCCGGTCCTCGTGGTGAGCATGAGGTCCTCGACGGGGAGCCCCTTGCGTTCGTCGTCCGGCGCCGAGTCCAGCGCGTCGTCCCTGGGGGCGAACGCCTGGTACTCCGCCGCCGACCGCGCCACCTCCGCGGTCTCGGCCGCGGTCGCCTCATGATCGCCGCCGGGAGGATCGCCGACCGAACCGAGGGCGAGCCCGCTGGTCCAGTCGACGATCGCCGCACCGCGCGCACCGGGCAGTGTCATGGCTTCGAGCAGACACTCGTCGATTCCGGGCACGCGGCTCCCCTTCCCCAGGGTTGAACCGGGTGGCCCCTACCACCCGACCGGGGGCTCAGCGCCTTCCGGTGTGAGGAAGGTACGCAGAAGTGGTGGAGAGTCCCAGGAAATGGGCACTTTCCAGGGGAACATGCCCGACCTCGACGGGATCGGGGCGACGAGAGGCTAGCTTGGGCCCACGCCTGACCGATTGTGGTGACCGTACGACCGGACCGCCCTTCCGGACGGCCCCCGGGCCCGTCACCCGCCGGTCACTCCTCGCCGCGCGCCTTGAGTACCACCTTGTTCACGCCCCACAGCCCGATGCCGACGGCGATCAGCACCCCGGCCCGGACGTAGACCTCCGCCGGGCGGTCCGCGAGGGGGCTCGCGAGGATCAGCGCGGTGACGGCGCCGAGCACGGGAAGGGCCGTGGGCGCGCGGAAGTGCCGGTGGTCGACGGGGTCGCGGCGCAGGACGAGGACGGCCACGTTGACCACCGCGAACACACACAGCAGCAGGAACGCGGTCGTGTCGCCGAGGCCCTCGATCTCGCCCGTCGTCACCAGGCCGATCGCGAGCAGCGAGACGAAGACGATGCCGACCACCGGTGTCCGGCGGTGCGGGAGGACCCGGCCCATCGCGCGCGGCAGGATGCGCTCGTTGGCCATGCCGTAACAGAGCCGCGAGGCCATCATGATGTTGATCAGTGCCGAGTTGGTGACCGCGAACAGGGCGATCAGGGCGAAGAGTTTGTGCGGGAAGTCGATGCCGCCCGCCTTCACGACTTCGAGCAGCGGACCGCTCGAACCCTGCAGGACCTTGTAGTCGACGAGCAGCGACGACACCAGCGCCACCAGGACGTAGATCGTGCCCGTCACCGCGACACCGATGAAGATCGCCCTCGGGAACGTACGCGCCGGATCCTTCGTCTCCTCGGCCATGTTCACCGAGT
This Streptomyces sp. NBC_01283 DNA region includes the following protein-coding sequences:
- a CDS encoding transcriptional regulator, with protein sequence MLMRLAAERATGALLRDQGTLYLVEGRVVHAESPAAPGIDVLLTAGGALPPQGWQEALSLAGTRNEVGQQLIDSGRVTAGELEVCHIGALFDAAFFVLGPASGPTRFRYGVAHWLGRVRPVAAEALERETRRRRALLDSVWPCPELDTSPVVARRPAPGQTVTGRQDALLRLADGVRTPTAIAWALGRPSFHTLIEVRRLAAAGLVEAPRAPEPARPVLPAPAAVPGDCAEPDVALLRRVRDALEASL
- a CDS encoding APC family permease, whose amino-acid sequence is MTTSDKPTTATAPAGEPALNRAIGPRLLILFVIGDILGTGIYATTGKVAGKVGGALWLPFAIGFVVAILTAASYVELVGKYPKAAGAALYTQKAFRTPFLTFIIAFMVMCSGLSSASAAALAFSGDYLGELTDDALPPTLVAIVFILALAALNLRGVAESVKANVVLTLVELTGLAIILAIGAYAVLSGDGEPSRLTDFEAGDGTAYALMTGVLGATALGFFAFVGFEDSVNMAEETKDPARTFPRAIFIGVAVTGTIYVLVALVSSLLVDYKVLQGSSGPLLEVVKAGGIDFPHKLFALIALFAVTNSALINIMMASRLCYGMANERILPRAMGRVLPHRRTPVVGIVFVSLLAIGLVTTGEIEGLGDTTAFLLLCVFAVVNVAVLVLRRDPVDHRHFRAPTALPVLGAVTALILASPLADRPAEVYVRAGVLIAVGIGLWGVNKVVLKARGEE
- a CDS encoding roadblock/LC7 domain-containing protein, translating into MAAEADVLVELKRLRTRIPQLKGALTASVDGFVLAQDAPDVEPEGLCALTAAALGVALRLSDATHQGGFRELLIRGEGGYVATYTAGSSAVLTLLAESRVNVGRLHLEGRRSSVLIGELVDAAVERAEET